The DNA region tgtgtgtgtgtgtgtttggattgaagtgtttatGAAACTCGAGATAATAAGGTTTAtgcatataattttctattaatgaacTGATGGacttctatgagcttgtattgtctaGGAGGGTGCTGGATGGAGATGCACATGgttgggggaaagtctgggactgggattTTGCTAGTGTTGCCCTGCCATGTAATTCAAGAGTGGGTTGGCTACAGCACTCGtacagtatagctgggagtgatttacatgctggaggctgcctgtgagcagaccaggagcgATTGCTCTCAGCAAAGTAgggtaaaaggcaccccaggttggggAATTGAGGGGACTCAACTGTCCATCAGTCCAGACTGTATCCTGGGGAACGTCACAGCAGTTTAAAaattcccaattttttttaaaaaacaatttttataatcATTAACAAAAATCTGCACCTTTTAAGGCAAAGTTGTACTGCAATTCGTTTATATTCCATGGGATATACACACGACAGCCATTTGACAGCCAACTTCAGCAACGCAAAgcaagcttttttcttttttttaataaagattttaatACTTATAATTTAAGCAAGGGCTAGAAAGAGCTCTGATGCCTGttataacaggagttaaagtatttttgTACATGGTTTAGGCAAAATTGGTTTATTCGCTTAGTGGTAAAAATGGTCTGAATTCCGTTTATATTGCTACTATATGAACCGGCTGTTGTGTTTTTAGCAGCATGGGAGAATCTGTCTCTCTTGCGGGATTGGGGGGAGCGTTGGTTTTTGCCGGTGGGAGCGGGATAAAAATGCAAGACCCaacacaggagtgggtgggtattGCTGGGCAGGATTGAAACTCCCTAGGGGAGTAGCAGCTGGAGTCACGGGATCTGAGCTTTGGACAGAAATGGCCTTTGTATATAAAATGCTAGAAACTCGAGCAGGGAAAAGCGAGAACGGATGCCTGCTCCACCCCTCGGGCAGCTCCTTGCAGCACGGTGTCTCCAGGGTGTGCCCTGTCCTGGGGAGACTGTCTCCCAGCCCAGCAAATCTCCTCCTGCCAGGGACTGCTCCCTGACAGCCTAAGTTTTCCTTCGCTTGTTTCAGCCTCACCCCCATAGCACCCCAATGAATCCCTCTCCTCCGTGTGGTGCCCACCCAGGTGTTCCTAGGCTGTTCTCACACCCCTCGCCTCCCCCGCCACCACTGGTTACCCAAGTGCCGCCGATTTAGTTCTGTTGCTTTCTCCTCCTGAGTTGATCTCAACCATTTTGCTGAGCCTCAGGGAtcctggggatggagggggtggggtacTGCCCTGTCCCCAGGGAGTGGCACTGCCAGTGTCCCTTGGCACTAGTGGGTGTGTGAGGCCTGGGATTGCTCAGCCTGTGCCCCTTGATGGGCACACCTGCAATGGGGGCCAAGACTGGGAGCAGTAACCTCCGTCTTGCTCAGCTGGTCGCACAGGCAGGGAGATTTGCCACAGGCCATGGCAGTGTCTGTACCAGCAAGGGCAGTTATCACCGCCTTGGGCCCGTGTGTCCCCTATACCTGCCCTGGAGAGTGGCCTGTGGGCATCTGCCTTGGAAGATGGCACTGCGTGGCATTTGCTGGGCCAGTGAGCCAGGCGGGGAATGGGCATGCAGGGGGTTAGGGCAGGTGCCACACCACAGACCACCAGGAGAGGGCCCCAAGTGGTCAGATGGCACCCCTCTCCTCCCGCAGCAGCAGGGCGATGctgtgccaggctctgccctcTGGCTGACGGCGAAGGTTAAATCCGCCTTATCCTGCAAGATCCCATAAGGCATCCTGGAAGGTACTGtgtggcagaggagggggtggggctgggcactaggagtcctgggggggttGCCCTCTGCCCCGGCTTGTCTGTCATTAACCCAACTTTGTTGCTTTAATAAAGAATTCCTGTAGAGCGAGGTAGGTCTGAGATTGTCCCGCTCCCCTCCCTGTGGGAGGAACAGCCCTGCCAGGGTGCTGCGGCTGCTGGTGCCTGGGCAGAACTTCACAGCCTCACACAACAGCCTGCCAGGCGTGTCCCAGGAGCTGCTCGCAACAGGGGTGTGGGGGCTGGCCTCCTCCCTGTGTCCGTGGAGGAGCTCAGCTGGTCCAGCACCTCGCAGCGGCTATTCCGGCTCCCAGCTGGGCACACAGGAGGGGCGCTGCAGgactcccacaatgcactggatTTGCACGAGGCACCAGGATCCGTCAAACGGCGTCgggccaggccgggccgggccaAGCCCGGCCTCCTGGCTGAACACTCAGCAGCCTGTGGTGTAGCCACAACCAGCCACCACTTCAGGCCAACGCTAGGCAGCCTGGGACAAAGCCACAGGGTCGGTCTGTGCCCAGCAGCAAAGAATTTCCCATCTCGCTCATCCCAGCCCCGTTTCTAGCCTGAGGGATGCTACTGCCTGGGCTTTCCCTGCAGGACCCGTCTCCAGCGTGGGACgtgggctgggatgggggagcccaCTCCTGGCAGCTTGCAACCCCTTGGGAGCACCGCTTTGCCCACTGCAGCTGCTGTCAGCATCCTGGCCCTGGTGTAGGGCTGGGACGGACCACGCAGGGTAAAGGCAACTAATGGCCGTGCGTCCCTCTCCCAGTTGCCCAGAGCAACTGGGGCACTGAGGGAAACTTTCCAGCCACCTGCTGCGTGGTGCCTCACCCATGCCAGGACCCCCCTTGCCGTGGGAAGCTGAATGGGGAGACGCACCTGAGCTCGATGGCTTTGGGCTCAGCTTGTTGCCCGGGAAGGAGGCTTGGGGAGCGAATGCAAACCCCAGACACAGATGGCTACAGGTGGGTGGGGTGTTGtctgcagctccagctgctcccGCAGATGCCAGGGCTAGCGCGTGATGCAGACTGAGCTGCTCAGCAGTGGCACAGAACAGtgtcccctgcccagcaagctgccccctgctcagggcaTGGAGGCTACACAGTAGTGCCAGTCTCCAGGGCGTCTTGGtgcctccctttctcctcccagcatctggcagtcagaggcctaggggcacccagagcatggggttgtgtcccttaccatcttggctaatagccattgatgaacctgtcttccatgaactttgctaattcttctttgaacccagttatacttctggccttcacgacatcccctggcaaggagtttcacaggttgactgtgcgttgtgtgatgaaatacttccttttgtttgtttttaaaccagctgcctgttaatttcattgggtgacccctgattcttgtcttgtgtgaaggggtaaataacacttccttattcattctGCCctcaccagtcataattttatagacctctatcatatcccctccttcgtcatctcttttccaagacgAAAAGTCagtgttttattaatctctcttcatatggaagctgttccataccccttttctgtaccttttccaattctaatctatctattttgagatggggcaaccacatctgcacgcagtattcaaggtgtgggcatcccATGGAATTATACAGGggtattatggtattttctgtctgatCTGTCCTTTTCCTAAGggctcccaacattctgttcactgtTTTGGCTGCGgctgcacattaagcagatgttttcagagaaccatccaccaCGACTCCAAGATGTTCCTTGAGTGGgaccagctaatttagaccccgtcattcTGTATGAacagttgggatgatgttttccaggGTGACtgactttgcacttatcagcattgaatttcatcggtCGTTTTGTCGCCCAGTTCAGTGAGATCCCTTGTAGCTCACAGCCCAAAGCGCTTTGCTTCGGGATCAGTGGAGGGCTTTCCCACTGCTgctctgcagcctcctctggggtggaagtAACTGCAACATCCCACAGGTTTATGGGACAGGAGGGTCCGGAGTGGGCCCCAGCGTGGGAGGTGTGCGGACCTCAGGCACGAGGAGGGCATTGCAGAGAGTGCAGTGTCCCTTCTACAAGCCCAGGATTCAACCGGGGGGtcaacccttccccctgctctgcccttggGGGCaatagctctgccctgccccccatgtgGCTGGATAGCCCCGTACGTGCAGGCATGGCTTGGGAATGGGGCTCGCGTACAGCACTCTGGCAGACAGGAACAGTGAACGTCTCAGGGGCAGGGAGAAACCCCATTGTGGGGTCtgggggagctggggccaggatgcAGACCTGCCCGGTGAGGGctgagagctggggcagggggcttatCAGTGACTCTTGTCCCCTGTGCAGCTGTGACCGAGGATCCGGTGAGCACGGCTGGGCGGAGGTGTGACACTATCTACAAGGGCTTTGCCGAATGCCTCATCAGCCTGGGGGACAGCATGGCCCAGAGCGTCCAGAAGCAGCAGGAGGACAGCGGGCAGGACAGGCAGGAACTGGACACCATCTGCAGGTGAGAGTAGCAGCGTCCCAGTCTCCCAGCAGCTGCCCCCCAGACAGTGGGGTTTcggctgtggggcagagggaacaGCAATGGCACTCTCAGCAGAACCCTTTGGACCTCAGGTCGAGCGGCCCAGCCatggggaaaagggggcaggTTCCCAGCCTGGCTCCGGGGGTGGATCCTgtcagcagtgggggcaggggacggCAGGGAACCCGGTGCTGGGAGGAGCCAGCTGGCCTGTGTGTGGAGGTGGAGTCCGGGAGGGCTGATCTGCACAGGGCCATGTCTCATCCTGCTCATTGGCCAGGGTTGGGGACTAGCCATGGGCAcggggctctctgcacagggaggCTGGACAGCTctttctagagcaggggtgggcaaactgcaggcCGGATCCGGctcctcagggctttggatctggcccgtgggattggcccccatggtgccgcaggccccgcgccactctcagaagcggctggcaccaagtcctggggcgggggggggcagagggggaggtacctggaggcacagcaagggcagcacgcggagccctgtgccccaggggccgcgcagggatgtggtgccagccacttcccggtgcggcgtggagccagggcaggcaggcagggagtctgctgCCCCcccggagccgctttaggtaagtggTGCCGGGCCAGAGCCCCaacccctcttgcacccctgccctgagccccccgacGCACTCCGCactcttcctgcacccctgcccttcgccccttcctgcacaccgcactccctctcacaccccagccctgcacacaatttccccacccagatgtggccctgagcccaaaaagtttgcctacccctgttctaGAAGATCTGCGCTAGCCCAGGGAACcgtgccaggcagggaggggctggccaGGCTGACTTTGGGGTAGGGCAGCGGGGACTAGGCTAGTTAGGGGCAGGGTGGTGGTAGGGGATCAAGCTGGCTAggggtgggccaggctggttaggggcagggcagggaagggagggagtggctaggggcagggtggtggggggggatcaggctggctaggggtgggccaggctggttaggggcagggcagggaagggagggagtggctaggggcagggtggtggggggggatcaggctggctaggggtggggcagggccaggctggttaTGGGCAGGGTGGGTGTTAGGGCTTCCCTGCCCTCCCTTGCTTCCTGTGACACAGACGGAAAGCAGGAGGCTGGAGGGGGAAGCGCAGGCGATGCGATGTTTGTTAGGGTTAACAAACGAGCATGGCCACAGTTCTGTACACCAGTAGAGATTTGTCctatctcctccccccccccccccccccccccccccccgccccgcaagcACCTTCTTAGTAGGCTTAGTTATACCTGTGGTGCTCaccccagtcccaccccttacaatctATGGCGCTGTTCTGGTTTGGAGGGTTGTGAGTCCGGGGGCTTCGgtaccacctcttttgtacccctgggtgggcagggaaggaggtTGTACACTGGCCAAGGTCCccttttttctggtttttagGGTTTCTTAtccctccctgcatccccctTATCCCTCCCAACTGGCTGCTTGCCCTTGTCCTTGAGAAATTCCCAGCATCACGTGAGCTCtatttcttcttttctcattATACTAATGAACCCGTCTGGCTGGGTAGAAGCAAAACACTGTGTCTTTGTTCCTTGTTTACGTGTTTATACGGGTATAAGAATATTAAAAATCAAACGgacaaacccaaaattctatctccaGGCAAATATACAGGCCTAAATGCTCTGTTCCCATCACGAACAGTGGGGCCAGGCTGGCTATGGGTGGGACAGGGCCAGGCTGGCTATGGGTAGAGTGGGTCAAGGCTGGATTGGCTatgggtggagctgggctggctgggggcagggcaggggtggggctggctatGGGTAggtctgggctggctgggggtgaggtggAGTGAAGGAGGGCTAGTTATGGGCAAGGCAGGGCTGgctaggggcagggtggggcgaAGCAGGGCTGGCTAGGGcctgggcagggccgggctggctagaggtggggtggggctggctaggggcagggccagagtgggacagagcagggctgggctggctatAGGCATGGGGGCCTGTCAGTCGGTGTAACACACAGATCACAAGGCCTGATCGccatggacccttctggcctttgtCTCTGACTCTTCCCTCTCCTCGGCCCAGGTCCTGGGACGACTTTCACACCTGCGCCAGCGGGGTCTTGTCCAGCTGCCCCGATGAAGCTGCTGCCATCTGGGAGTCGCTGCGCCAGGAGTCCAGGAAGATCCAGTTCCAAGGGAACCTGCATGACCTGTGCAGTGCACGGGCCAGGCCGCCTGGCAGCGTGCGGGGCTCAGCTGGGGACGAGACTAACAAGGAGACCCTGCGGGGCTCAGCCTGGCTCCTCCGGCCCAGCCTGCTGGCCGTCCTGCCGCTCACGTCACTG from Chelonia mydas isolate rCheMyd1 chromosome 12, rCheMyd1.pri.v2, whole genome shotgun sequence includes:
- the NRN1L gene encoding neuritin-like protein; this translates as MGSGRWKLPAWLGTLLLLHVAVTEDPVSTAGRRCDTIYKGFAECLISLGDSMAQSVQKQQEDSGQDRQELDTICRSWDDFHTCASGVLSSCPDEAAAIWESLRQESRKIQFQGNLHDLCSARARPPGSVRGSAGDETNKETLRGSAWLLRPSLLAVLPLTSLLVPFV